From Leptidea sinapis chromosome 3, ilLepSina1.1, whole genome shotgun sequence, a single genomic window includes:
- the LOC126979613 gene encoding ubiquitin carboxyl-terminal hydrolase 5 isoform X2: MASLDLLTPHLSKINIPSSQQLVYKDECVYSFDNPESETGLYVSLTSFLGFGRNYVEQYYQKTGNAVFLHIAREKQPIPEQEQTGDGPEKKITRLAIGVEGGFDPDSGKPKFTYTDHYNVVVLPGFHTFPWPNDALPEVVKKSVRGVLDAESPFKKAEMAALQGTWDGEKREVSVHAFNLTQLDNGVKIPPTGWKCAKCDLSNNLWLNLTDGSILCGRKFFDGSGGNDHAVEHFRATGYPLAVKLGTITADGKGDVFSYDEDDMVEDPHLAEHLKHFGINVQQLQKTEKSMVELELELNRRNGEWNTLQESSSELRPLHGPALTGLNNLGNSCYMNSVLQVIFRMPEFVRRFVDGASEIFATFPADPVNDFNVQTAKVGVGLLSGRYSFPDEAEGGQRGISPHMYRQLIGKGHPEFMTKRQQDAHEFFLHFLMLLERNSRNKPNPAECLKLLVEERIECSESHNVVYNSRAECHLPLPVPLAAATNVPQVRDYEARRAQAEASGQRL, from the exons GAATCAGAAACTGGTCTCTATGTGTCCCTGACATCATTCTTAGGCTTTGGCAGAAACTATGTTGAACAATACTACCAGAAAACTGGAAATGCAGTATTTTTGCATATTGCAAGGGAAAAGCAGCCG ATACCCGAACAAGAGCAAACAGGCGATGGTCCTGAAAAAAAGATTACCCGCTTGGCGATTGGTGTGGAGGGAGGTTTTGATCCGGATTCTGGCAAACCTAAATTCACATACACAGATCATTATAATGTTGTTGTGTTGCCTGGCTTTCACACATTTCCCTGGCCTAATGACGCTTTGCCTGAAGTT GTAAAAAAGTCTGTCCGAGGTGTGTTGGATGCCGAGTCACCGTTCAAAAAGGCTGAAATGGCAGCATTACAGGGTACATGGGATGGCGAGAAACGAGAAGTTTCAGT GCATGCATTTAATTTGACTCAGCTGGACAATGGTGTGAAGATACCACCGACCGGGTGGAAGTGTGCCAAGTGTGATCTCTCCAACAACCTGTGGCTCAACCTCACGGACGGGTCCATACTCTGCGGGCGGAAGTTCTTCGATGGATCTGGAGGGAATGACCACGCT GTGGAACATTTCCGCGCTACGGGGTATCCGTTAGCGGTGAAGCTCGGTACGATCACTGCGGACGGTAAGGGAGACGTGTTCTCGTACGACGAAGATGATATGGTCGAGGACCCGCACCTCGCCGAGCATCTCAAACACTTCGGAATCAACGTGCAGCAATTGCAGAAG ACAGAGAAATCGATGGTGGAGCTAGAGCTGGAGTTGAACCGACGCAACGGAGAGTGGAACACGCTGCAGGAGAGCAGCAGCGAACTGAGGCCGCTGCACGGGCCAGCACTCACGGGACTCAACAACCTGGGCAACTCTTGCTACATGAACAGTGTTCTGCAG GTTATATTTCGCATGCCAGAGTTCGTGAGGCGCTTCGTCGACGGAGCGTCTGAAATATTCGCAACATTTCCGGCAGACCCCGTAAATGACTTCAATGTGCAAAC AGCGAAAGTTGGTGTTGGCTTGCTATCGGGACGGTATTCATTCCCAGATGAAGCAGAGGGTGGCCAGAGGGGCATATCACCTCACATGTACAGGCAGCTCATTGGGAAGGGCCACCCTGAGTTTATGACAAAAAGACAACAGGATGCTCATGAGTTTTTTCTGCACTTTCTTATGTTGCTGGAG CGCAACAGCCGTAACAAACCTAACCCGGCGGAGTGCCTCAAGTTGTTGGTAGAGGAGCGCATAGAGTGCAGCGAGTCTCATAACGTGGTGTACAACTCGCGAGCAGAGTGTCACCTGCCGCTGCCCGTGCCGCTCGCGGCCGCTACCAACGTGCCGCAGGTGCGCGACTACGAGGCCAGGCGGGCGCAGGCTGAGGCGAGCGGCCAGAGACTGTGA